The Prosthecomicrobium sp. N25 nucleotide sequence CGTGCCCCGGTGGCCCTTGCGGATGACGAGCCCGTCCTGCTGGAGCGCCAGGAGCGCCTCGCGCACCGGTCCCTGGCTGCAGCCGAAGCGGGCCGCCAGGTCGAGCTCCGTCAGGGGCGTCCCCGGCCGCAGGTCGCCGAGCATGATCTCGCGCTTCAGCGCCTCGTAGACCCCGCCGCTGCGGGCAGGTCGGGCTGTGTCGCGGACGGGACTCGCGGTCGCGAGGGGCATGGGTCGGCCTTGCGCAGCATTATCGATATCAATAATGATAGGCGACGGCGGGCTGCGCAAGCCCGATTTTGCAGGCACCGGACGGGAGGACGGGATGGCGGCGATCACGCTCGAGCGCGTCTCGAAGCGCTTCGGGGATCATCACGTCCTGCAAGCCGTCGACCTCGCCGTCGAGGACGGCGAGTTCGTGGTCCTCGTCGGGCCGTCGGGCTGCGGCAAGTCCACGCTGCTTCGCATGATCGCGGGCCTGGAGGAGATCACGGCGGGCGTCCTGCGCATCGGCGGCAAAGTGGTCAACGAGGCCGCGCCGGCGGAGCGGGACATCGCCATGGTGTTCCAGGACTACGCCCTCTACCCGCACATGACCGTGGCGGAGAACATGGGCTTCGGCCTCGCCATGCGCGACCGGCCGGCCGCCGAGATCGCGGAGCGGGTCGCCGCGGCCGCCCGCGCGCTACGCATCGAGCCGCTGACCGGCCGCCGCCCGGCGGAACTGTCGGGAGGCCAGCGCCAGCGGGTCGCCATGGGCCGCGCCATCGTGCGCGCCCCGCAGGCCTTCCTGTTCGACGAACCCCTCTCCAACCTGGACGCGGCGCTGCGCGTGGAGATGCGGCTCGAGATGGCCCGGCTGCACCGCCGCATGAAGGCGACCACGGTCTACGTCACCCACGACCAGGTCGAGGCGATGACGCTCGCCGATCGCATCGTCGTCATGAACCAGGGCCGCATCGAGCAGGTCGGCGCGCCGCTCGACCTCTACCGCCGCCCGGCGACGCTCTTCGTCGGGACCTTCATCGGCAGCCCCGCCATGAACGCCCTGCCGGCCACGCTGCGCGACGGCGTCGCGGTCCCGGCCGGGTCGGCACGGGGGATCGCGTCCGGCGGCCGCCCGATCGCGACGCTGGGCATCCGCCCGGAGGCGCTCGCCCCGTCCTCCTCCGAGGCGGCCTGGTTCACCGGAGAGATCGCGGTCGTGGAGCGCCTCGGCAGCCTCACCTACGCGCATCTCGACCTCGGCGCCGCCGGCCTCCTCACGGTCGAATGGCCGCGCGGGCGCGACTGCGCGGTCGGCGCCGTGGTGTCGGTCGAGGCCGATGCCGGCGAGATCCACGCCTTCGATTCGTCCGGCCGGCGGGTCTAGCCTCGTTCGAGGGCGCCCGCCCGGGCGAGCGGGTTTTGGGGATCTTCGACCGCGCCGGCGTCGTAGCGCTTCTGCGCGGCAAGCACGCTCTCGATGTTGTCCTGCGCCCAGCGGCGGATCGCGTCCACGGTGCCGGTGAGGGTGCGGCCGAGCGGCGTGATCGCGTATTCGACCGAAACCGGAACCGTCGGGTAGACCCGGCGCTGCACCAGCCCGTCCCGCTCCAGGGCGCGCAGCGTCTGGGACAGCACCTTCTGCGAGATGCCGTCCACTTCGCGCCGGAGCGCATTGAAGCGCCGGGGCTCCTCCTCCAGGCGGAGCAGAATCAGAAGCGTCCACTTGTCTGCGATGCGGTCGAGGACCAAGCGGGTCGGGCAAGCCCGCTGGAAGACGTCGTACATCATGTCGGACTTCCGGACCGGAGCGGTTTCCCGCGGGTGACCACCTGAGCCGAAAGTGCCTTCTTCACAGGCCGATCGCTCTCGGTTATCGCTATCACATCGATACCTGGTTTCCAAACGAAACCGATTCAGGAGCCGCCCCCATGCCCGGCAAGATCCTCGTCCTCGGCGCCACCGGCACCATCGGCAGCCACCTCGTCCCCGACCTCGTCGCCCGCGGCGAAGCCGTTCGCGCCGCCTCGCGCACCGGCGCCGCCGTCGCCGGCGCCGAGGGCGTCCGCTTCGACCTGACCGCCCCGGAGACTTGGGACGCCGCCTTCGAGGGCGCCGACCGCGTCTTCGTGATCGCCCCGACCGGCACCGTCGATCCCCTCGCGACGCTCGGCCCCGTGGTCGAGCGGGCCGCCGCCCGCGGCCTCAAGATCGTTCTGATGACCGCCATGGGGGTCGATGCCTCCGACGAGATCCCTTACCGCAAGGTCGAGCTCGCGCTGATCCGTTCGGGCGCCCGGCACGTCATCGTCCGCCCGACCTGGTTCGCCGACAACTTCCACACCTTCTGGAGCGCGGGCGTGAAGGCCGGGGTCATCGCCCTGCCGGCCGGTGAGGGCCGGACGGCCTTCATCGACACGCGCGACATCGCCGCCTCGATAGCGGGCGCGCTGACGACCGACCGCTTCGACGGCCGGGCGATCGACCTGACCGGCCCGAAGTCGCTGACCTACACCGAGGCCGCCGCGATCCTGTCGCGCGTCGCTGGCCGGACGATCGCCTACCGGGCGACCACCGACGAGGCCTTCGTGGCCATGCTTACCGGCGCCGGTGTCTCCCCCGCCTACGCGGCCTTCCTGGCCGCCATCTTCCACCCGGTGCGCGAGGGCTGGGCCGACCGGGTCACCGACGGCGTCGAGCGCCTGTCCGGCCGCCCGCCGCGCTCGCTCGAGGCCTATGCGGCCGACCACGCGGCCGCGTTCCGGGCCTGAGCGGAGGGGCGCGAGGGCCCAGGCGGCCCTCGCGCCCCTCAGAGCCCGCCGGGCGCGTCCATGCCGCGCGTCGCCCAGCCGATCACCCGCCGCTCGATCAGCTCCGCGATGATGTAGAGCATGATGCCCATGACGGCGGTCACGATCAGGCCGGCGAACACGAGCGGCACCTCGAAGCGGGCCGACGCCGTCATCATCAGGGCGCCGATGCCCCGGTTCGCCGCCACCGTCTCGGACATGATCGAGCCCACGAACGCAACCGTGATGGCGACCTTCAGGGAGGCGAAGAAGTAGGGCATCGAACGCGGCAGGCCGACCTTCATGATGATCTGCCGGTTGGAGGCGCCGAGCGCCCGGAGCACGTCCTTCAGCTCCGGCTCCACCGTCGCGATGCCGGTCGCCACGTTGACCAGGATCGGGAAGAAGGAGATCAGGAACGCCGTGATGATCGCCGGCACCGTGCCGATGCCGAACCAGAGCACCAGGATCGGGATGATGGCGATCTTCGGGATGGCGTTGAAGCCGATGAGGAGCGGGTAGAAGCCGTTGTAGACGAGGGTCGACGAGCCGATCAGCACGCCGCCGACGAGGCCGAACACCACGGCGATCAGGAACCCGGCGGTGGTGGTGAAGAGCGTCTGCAGCGCGTTCTCGATTATCTGCGGCCACCACTCGACGATCGAGCGGAACACGACCGTGGGGGCGGGCAGGATGAAGGGCTTGATCGCGAACAGGACGACCGCCAGTTCCCAGAGCACCATGAAGGCGACGATCACGAGCCACGGCATGGCGCGCTCGATCGTCTTGGGATCGGCATAGAAGGGGCGGCGGATCGGCCGGTCCGCGTCGTCGGAGGCCTTGGACGTGTCGAGGGTCGACATGCGGGCCTCCTCAGGCGGCTTCCTGGCGGGCTTCCTGGATGAGCCCGCGCAGCATGTGGGTGATCTCGGTGAAGTCGGGCAGGTAGGTCGTCTCGAGCGTCCGCGGCCGCGGGAAGGGGACGTTGTACTCGGCGATCATGCGGCCCGGCCGGGCGCTCATGACGAAGATCCGGTCCGCGAGGTAGACCGCCTCGCGCAGGTCGTGCGTGACCAGGATCACGGTCGGCTTCTTGGTCATCCAGAGGTCCTGCAGGACCCCCCAGAGCTCCTCGCGGGTGAACATGTCGAGCGCCCCGAAGGGCTCGTCGAGCATCAGGAGCTTGGGCTCGTGGATCAGCGCGCGGCACAGCGAGGCGCGCTGCTGCATGCCGCCCGACAGCTGCCAGGGGAAGCGCTTCTCGAAGCCGGTCAGCCCGACGAGGCCCATCAGCTCGCGCGCCTTGGCGACGTAGTCGCCGCGGTTCGAGCCGAGCCGGGAGGCATGCGGCTCGACGATCTCGAGCGGCAGCATGATGTTGTCGAGCGTCGTCCGCCAGGGCAGCTGCACGGAGTTCTGGAACGCCATCCCGACGATCCCGAGCGGCCCGGAGACGGCCTTGCCGGCGACCTCGACGCGGCCCTTGGAGGGCGGCCAGAGCCCGGTCACGGCCTTCATGAGCGTGGACTTGCCGCAGCCCGACGGCCCGACCACCGCGACGAACTCGCCCTCGCGGACGGACATCGAGGCGTTCTTCAGCGCCAGCGTCCCGTCCGCCCCGCCGTAGCGGAGCCAGACGTCCTTCAGTTCGACGAACCCGGTCATCGGCCCTCTCCCGTCCGCCGGAGGCGATCCGGCCCGGCCGGATCAGCGAAGCAGACGCGATGTGTTTAAGCAAGGCATGGGCCAGCGTCCCGCGCCGGCTGTCCCCGGCCTCGTCGGGCCGCGGGCGCCCAAGGCACGGGCATGTGCCCGCCGCGGGGGCACCCGGGGCGGGTCACACGGTCCAGACGCGGCCTTCGAGCTCGATGGCGTAGCGCTGCGGCTTGCGCGCCAGCGCGGCGAGGCCGACCAGCGCGGACTGCGGGTGCTTCACCAGGTAGGTGGGGATGTTCGACACTAGCTCCTGGTGGGGCGCCTTGTCCTCGAAGGCGGACCGGAACGTGCCGTCGGTCAGCCAGTGCTCGATCTTCGGCGCCACCCCGCCCGCGATGTAGACGCCGCCGCGCGCCAGACTCGACAGGGCGAAGTCGCCCGCCAGCCGCCCGAGGCAGGCCGCGAAGATGCGGAGCGTCTCGACCGCGATCGGCTCGCCGGCGTCGGCCGCCGCCGTCACGGCCTCCGGCCCCGCGTGCGGGCAGGCCTTCCCGTCCGCCGCCGCCACCGCCCGCGCGAGCCGCAGGATGCCGGACCCCGACAGGATCGCCTCCGCGGTGACCCGCCCGCCGATCCGCTCCACGTGCCGCCAGATCGCGATCTCCCGCTCGGTCTCCGGCCCGAGGGTGACGTGCCCGCCCTCGCCCGGCACCGGCACCCAGCGCCCCATGGCGTGGACGAGGCTCGCCACGCCGAGCCCCGTGCCGGGTCCGATCACCACCTTGGCGGCATCCGGCCGCGGCTCGCCGCCGCCGATCCTGAGCAGGTCGCCCGCGCCCTCCTCCGGCAGCTTCAGGGCCGGCAGCGCCAGGGCCTGCGCCTCGAAGTCGTTGACGAGCGCCACCCGCCGGAAGCCGAGCCGGGCGATCATGCGCCGCGGCGCGATCGTCCAGGGGCAGTTGGTGAGCGTGATCTCGTCGGAGGTGACCGGCGCCGCGATGGCCATGATGGCGCTGCGCGGCGCCCGCGCCTCGTCGGAGAGGCCGAGGCTCTCGATCGCCAGGATGGGGTCCGCATAGGCCGCCGTCCGCCGGGGCGGCAGGAACTCCGGCTCCGCATGCGGGTCGGCGACGGTCGCGAAGCGGGCGTTGGTGCCGCCGATGTCGGCGATCAGGACGGGAAAGAGCGAGGCCGCGGCGTCGTTCGTGGCGTTCATGTCGGACCTTGGCGTGCCGCGAGGAGACTCCGGCCGGACCAGTTACACCGAAGCCGGTCGGCTTGCCTAGAGAGGGCGGCCGGCCGGTCCCCGGGGCACGCGGCCCGACCCGGGCGGCGGCCTAGTTCCGCATCCAGTCCATCCGCTCCTGCCACTGCCGCTCGCCCGCCATGCAGAGCGGATTGCGGGCGGTGGCCGCGGGGACGACGCGCGGACGCTCCTCGTAGTTCCCGGCGATCTCCATGATGAGCTTCATGCGGATCGCGGCGGCGAACTGCTCGCGCGACTTGATCGGCACCATGAAGGAGCCCTCGCCGCCGATCACGCACTCTTCGTAGTACTGGTCGAGGTTGGCCATGTCCATGCTGCCCGGCCGCTTGATCAGGATCGGCAGCCCGTTGATGACGATGCCCCGCTTCAGCACGTCCTCGCGGGCGTCCTCGACCGGGATGCCTTGGTTGTTCGCCCCGTCGCCCGAGATGTCGATCACCTGCCGCAGGCCCCGGTAGGGGTTGCGGTCGAAGAGCGGCGCCGAGAACAGCATGGCGCCCGAGATGGAGGTCCGGTAGGCGCGCCGGTAGGGCTGCTGCAGGAGCTTCTCGGCGAAGTCCCGGGCGGACTCGGGCCCGTCGATGATGGTCCAGTCCATCACCAGCTTCTGCTCGGCGGCGCCGGCCCATTCCACATACGAGACGGCGATCCGCCGGGTCGGCCCGCGTTGGATCGCGTTCATCGCCTCCGCCGAGGTGATCGCCTCCGCGTAGCCGTTCCGCTGGAGCCTCAGCTCGTCCTCGTCCATCGAGTAGGAGATGTCGACCGCCAGCACCAGCTCCACGTCCACCCTGTCCTCGGCTCTGGCCGTGCCGCCGGGTCCGGGAAGGAGGAGCGGGAGCAGGACCGCGACCGCACCGGCGAGGCAGGTCCGTGCCCGATCGAAAAGCGAGATGGCACGCGCCCTGCCGGGACCGAGGATCGTCACGGGGAAGCCTCCGCGTCACCGGTCCGGACGACCCCGGACCCGGGCGGAGTGTGCACGGAACCGGCGGATCAGGGAAGCGGCCCCGCGTCGGCTCGCGCGTCCGTGAAGCTCACTCGTAGTAGCGGCAGTTGGTGGTCGTCGCG carries:
- a CDS encoding ABC transporter ATP-binding protein translates to MAAITLERVSKRFGDHHVLQAVDLAVEDGEFVVLVGPSGCGKSTLLRMIAGLEEITAGVLRIGGKVVNEAAPAERDIAMVFQDYALYPHMTVAENMGFGLAMRDRPAAEIAERVAAAARALRIEPLTGRRPAELSGGQRQRVAMGRAIVRAPQAFLFDEPLSNLDAALRVEMRLEMARLHRRMKATTVYVTHDQVEAMTLADRIVVMNQGRIEQVGAPLDLYRRPATLFVGTFIGSPAMNALPATLRDGVAVPAGSARGIASGGRPIATLGIRPEALAPSSSEAAWFTGEIAVVERLGSLTYAHLDLGAAGLLTVEWPRGRDCAVGAVVSVEADAGEIHAFDSSGRRV
- a CDS encoding winged helix-turn-helix transcriptional regulator: MMYDVFQRACPTRLVLDRIADKWTLLILLRLEEEPRRFNALRREVDGISQKVLSQTLRALERDGLVQRRVYPTVPVSVEYAITPLGRTLTGTVDAIRRWAQDNIESVLAAQKRYDAGAVEDPQNPLARAGALERG
- a CDS encoding SDR family oxidoreductase, translating into MPGKILVLGATGTIGSHLVPDLVARGEAVRAASRTGAAVAGAEGVRFDLTAPETWDAAFEGADRVFVIAPTGTVDPLATLGPVVERAAARGLKIVLMTAMGVDASDEIPYRKVELALIRSGARHVIVRPTWFADNFHTFWSAGVKAGVIALPAGEGRTAFIDTRDIAASIAGALTTDRFDGRAIDLTGPKSLTYTEAAAILSRVAGRTIAYRATTDEAFVAMLTGAGVSPAYAAFLAAIFHPVREGWADRVTDGVERLSGRPPRSLEAYAADHAAAFRA
- a CDS encoding ABC transporter permease — encoded protein: MSTLDTSKASDDADRPIRRPFYADPKTIERAMPWLVIVAFMVLWELAVVLFAIKPFILPAPTVVFRSIVEWWPQIIENALQTLFTTTAGFLIAVVFGLVGGVLIGSSTLVYNGFYPLLIGFNAIPKIAIIPILVLWFGIGTVPAIITAFLISFFPILVNVATGIATVEPELKDVLRALGASNRQIIMKVGLPRSMPYFFASLKVAITVAFVGSIMSETVAANRGIGALMMTASARFEVPLVFAGLIVTAVMGIMLYIIAELIERRVIGWATRGMDAPGGL
- a CDS encoding ABC transporter ATP-binding protein, which codes for MTGFVELKDVWLRYGGADGTLALKNASMSVREGEFVAVVGPSGCGKSTLMKAVTGLWPPSKGRVEVAGKAVSGPLGIVGMAFQNSVQLPWRTTLDNIMLPLEIVEPHASRLGSNRGDYVAKARELMGLVGLTGFEKRFPWQLSGGMQQRASLCRALIHEPKLLMLDEPFGALDMFTREELWGVLQDLWMTKKPTVILVTHDLREAVYLADRIFVMSARPGRMIAEYNVPFPRPRTLETTYLPDFTEITHMLRGLIQEARQEAA
- a CDS encoding glucokinase — its product is MNATNDAAASLFPVLIADIGGTNARFATVADPHAEPEFLPPRRTAAYADPILAIESLGLSDEARAPRSAIMAIAAPVTSDEITLTNCPWTIAPRRMIARLGFRRVALVNDFEAQALALPALKLPEEGAGDLLRIGGGEPRPDAAKVVIGPGTGLGVASLVHAMGRWVPVPGEGGHVTLGPETEREIAIWRHVERIGGRVTAEAILSGSGILRLARAVAAADGKACPHAGPEAVTAAADAGEPIAVETLRIFAACLGRLAGDFALSSLARGGVYIAGGVAPKIEHWLTDGTFRSAFEDKAPHQELVSNIPTYLVKHPQSALVGLAALARKPQRYAIELEGRVWTV
- a CDS encoding DUF1194 domain-containing protein, translating into MLGPGRARAISLFDRARTCLAGAVAVLLPLLLPGPGGTARAEDRVDVELVLAVDISYSMDEDELRLQRNGYAEAITSAEAMNAIQRGPTRRIAVSYVEWAGAAEQKLVMDWTIIDGPESARDFAEKLLQQPYRRAYRTSISGAMLFSAPLFDRNPYRGLRQVIDISGDGANNQGIPVEDAREDVLKRGIVINGLPILIKRPGSMDMANLDQYYEECVIGGEGSFMVPIKSREQFAAAIRMKLIMEIAGNYEERPRVVPAATARNPLCMAGERQWQERMDWMRN